Proteins encoded in a region of the Rhodoligotrophos appendicifer genome:
- a CDS encoding FAD binding domain-containing protein: MKSFTYERASTPKEAAAAAARGETAKFIAGGTNLLDLMKLEIEVPTHLIDVNRLGLDRIESTPEGGLRIGALVRNTDLAADERVRRDYGVLSRALLAGASGQLRNKATTAGNLLQRTRCPYFYDRNQACNKRRPGSGCSAIGGFTRQLAVIGGSEACIATNPSDMAVAMRVLDASIETVQPDGQTRDIPIETFHRLPGDTPHVETVLADGELIMAVTLPKPLGGVHVYRKVRDRASYAFALVSIAAIVQPDGTGRVAVGGVAHKPWRMEAAEAEMPRGAKAVTEQLLADAHPTDDNAFKLPLVQRTLGAVLAQARS, translated from the coding sequence ATGAAATCCTTTACCTATGAGCGGGCCAGTACCCCGAAGGAGGCCGCCGCAGCCGCCGCCCGCGGCGAGACGGCGAAGTTCATCGCCGGCGGCACCAACCTTCTCGACCTGATGAAGCTCGAAATCGAGGTGCCGACCCATCTGATCGACGTGAACCGGCTCGGGCTGGATCGGATCGAGAGCACGCCTGAGGGCGGCCTGCGCATCGGCGCGCTGGTGCGCAACACCGACCTTGCGGCCGACGAGCGCGTGCGCCGTGATTATGGGGTCCTGTCGCGGGCGCTGCTTGCGGGAGCCTCGGGTCAGTTGCGCAACAAGGCAACGACCGCGGGCAATCTCCTGCAGCGGACGCGCTGTCCGTATTTCTATGACAGGAACCAAGCTTGCAACAAGCGTCGGCCGGGCAGCGGGTGCAGCGCCATCGGCGGGTTCACGCGGCAATTGGCCGTGATCGGCGGCAGCGAGGCCTGCATCGCGACCAATCCCAGCGACATGGCCGTGGCAATGCGGGTTCTGGATGCCAGCATCGAGACGGTTCAGCCCGACGGGCAGACACGTGACATCCCGATCGAGACGTTTCACCGACTTCCCGGAGACACGCCGCATGTGGAGACGGTCCTCGCAGACGGCGAGTTGATCATGGCCGTGACCTTGCCCAAGCCTCTGGGTGGGGTGCATGTCTATCGCAAGGTCCGTGACCGCGCGTCCTACGCTTTTGCGCTCGTCTCGATCGCGGCCATCGTGCAGCCCGACGGGACGGGGCGGGTGGCCGTCGGAGGCGTGGCCCACAAGCCCTGGCGGATGGAAGCGGCCGAGGCGGAGATGCCGCGCGGCGCCAAGGCGGTCACCGAGCAGCTGCTTGCCGATGCCCATCCGACCGACGACAACGCCTTCAAGCTGCCGCTCGTTCAACGCACCCTCGGTGCCGTGTTGGCGCAAGCAAGGAGCTGA